A window of the Podospora bellae-mahoneyi strain CBS 112042 chromosome 6, whole genome shotgun sequence genome harbors these coding sequences:
- a CDS encoding hypothetical protein (EggNog:ENOG503NY8Y) — MRAKAIQTTKWGTACAQCASAKAKCSGRLTWLLTRILGLHVQMRAPAEAMYRSSPPSSQDSSASTVSPDHLPGSLREPSFFLTFHTLSRPAAGLGEPSFDSLVSTPENPPSPSAVDLGADFASCSSSSVRSHTSAATPMGSLDVRPSLIRTSSMQSQQSVQHESYFFTASPPHCLNQQHLNPLLIEGLEDLDDLLLNRYRTCLMPAHPFVLIPDHVSASMLVIHRPFLMLAIRVVAGFEGLHSVQGQMQHIMDHVADRMFRQAERSIDLLMGIVVVLGWYHYHCMRHSQLNNLLCLAESLVSDLGINKRPQVQNEGRMADEKRLLLGVWYLRSSAAMYLQQLTSMPFTSYMRQCLVELDEEEDHDLDEILVYCIKLQYLTERVAVLKTPQPDLPEQQNRERGTAIASSQEYLDKLMREMPSELKTNYTNTQIRAWFEGWVQGIPAQAYRTLPSNLVFQLLYAVGSLLRSHGAASQPPPSSSTRGDAEVIVILDRLVALCFANFIGGQPQPDMTHFWEALGERHQTVCSPSPSVSEHGDDSNGPLTATPATWEQQYRHGSNVFTPPSRVGSAAPDPKLEAVDVDQYQVASLPMMTSNQLHSQSQWDSQTTQTGWDHHTATPQGQMLMVPGAEGVVNPQLWGQDQGTGAYHHSEGGYFMG, encoded by the exons ATGCGTGCAAAGGCCATCCAAACAACCAAGTGGGGGACGGCATGTGCTCAGTGTGCTTCAGCGAAGGCAAAATGCTCTGGACG GCTTACTTGGTTGCTAACTCGTATTCTCGGACTACATGTACAGATGCGAGCGCCTGCTGAAGCAATGTACCGATCAAGTCCACCGTCCTCGCAAGACTCGTCAGCCTCGACAGTAAGCCCCGACCACTTGCCTGGTAGCCTCAGAgagccttctttttttttgacatTTCATACCTTATCTAGACCGGCTGCAGGTTTAGGAGAGCCCAGCTTCGACTCTCTTGTCTCTACGCCAGAAAAccctccatcaccgtccGCAGTCGATCTGGGAGCAGACTTTGCTTCATGttcgtcatcatcagtcCGGAGTCACACTTCAGCAGCCACACCCATGGGCTCTCTGGATGTCAGACCGTCCTTGATACGAACCTCGTCAATGCAAAGCCAGCAATCAGTTCAGCACGAATCATACTTTTTTACAGCCAGTCCACCTCACTGCTTGAATCAACAACACCTGAACCCGCTGCTCATTGAAGGGCTAGAGGATCTTGATGACCTGCTATTGAACCGATACCGAACCTGCTTGATGCCGGCACACCCGTTCGTTTTGATTCCCGACCATGTCTCAGCCTCGATGCTGGTAATCCATCGACCCTTTTTGATGCTTGCCATTCGAGTGGTGGCCGGGTTTGAGGGACTGCATTCGGTACAAGGCCAGATGCAGCATATTATGGACCATGTGGCCGACCGCATGTTTCGACAAGCCGAAAGGTCCATTGATCTTCTGATGggcattgttgttgtgctgGGGTGGTATCACTACCATTGCATGCGACACAGCCAGCTAAACAATCTGCTATGTTTAGCCGAGAGCCTGGTCAGCGATCTTGGCATCAACAAGAGGCCCCAGGTACAAAACGAGGGGAGAATGGCAGATGAGAAGAGGCTgcttttgggggtttggtaTCTGAGAAGCTC AGCGGCAATGTATCTCCAGCAACTAACCTCGATGCCCTTCACCTCTTACATGCGCCAGTGCCTGGTGGAGttggatgaagaagaagaccacgACCTGGACGAGATTCTGGTGTACTGCATCAAACTGCAGTATCTGACCGAGCGGGTGGCAGTTCTCAAGACTCCCCAACCAGACCTCCCTGAGCAACAGAACCGAGAAAGGGGCACCGCAATTGCGTCATCACAGGAATATCTGGACAAGTTAATGAGAGAAATGCCCTCGGAGCTTAAAACAAACT ACACCAACACACAGATTAGAGCCTGGTTTGAGGGGTGGGTGCAAGGCATCCCGGCCCAGGCCTACCGCACACTACCTTCGAACTTGGTTTTTCAGCTGCTCTATGCAGTGGGGTCGTTGCTACGGTCCCATGGCGCCGcttcccaaccaccaccaagctcgtCAACCAGAGGCGACGCAGAGGTCATTGTGATTTTGGACCGCCTAGTAGCGCTGTGCTTCGCCAACTTTATTGGGGGTCAACCGCAGCCGGACATGACACACTTTTGGGAAGCGTTGGGTGAGCGACACCAGACGGTGtgctccccttccccatcagTCTCTGAGCATGGAGATGATTCCAACGGACCATTGACAGCCACACCTGCTACCTGGGAACAACAATATCGCCATGGCAGCAACGTCTTTACGCCGCCATCCAGGGTTGGATCGGCAGCACCAGACCCCAAGCTGGAGGCAGTCGATGTCGACCAATATCAAGTGGCATCACTCCCCATGATGACTAGCAACCAACTCCATTCACAGAGTCAGTGGGACTCACAGACAACCCAAACAGGGTGGGATCACCATACTGCGACGCCACAAGGCCAGATGTTGATGGTTCCTGGAGCCGAAGGAGTGGTAAATCCACAACTTTGGGGGCAGGATCAAGGAACGGGCGCATATCACCATTCCGAAGGGGGTTACTTTATGGGTTGA
- a CDS encoding hypothetical protein (EggNog:ENOG503P830; COG:S): MLTLREATVADSPRIGVIGRDSFGPTLSRILFPAHLHHLARTDAATEEAEWRAARNTRRIKDGKKTYVVVDKLEDGSEQIVGYAQWETPDSLPPTAKPQTASETEVDVLPPSLDQDALKEIFGLMEVVTEQTLGKEGHSQMWYLMILGVDPTQKRRGIGKMLVKHGLEQAAREKRDAFLIATPEGKYLYSLLGFEQVGEEIALGDVAHYAMLWKRPREEGEEVLN; encoded by the exons ATGCTGACCCTCCGTGAAGCCACCGTCGCCGATTCCCCGCGCATCGGCGTCATCGGCCGCGACTCGTTCGGGCCCACCCTCTCCCGGATTTTATTCCCGGCGCACTTGCACCACCTCGCCCGCACCGATGCTGCAACGGAGGAGGCCGAGTGGAGGGCTGCCCGCAACACCAGGCGGAtcaaggacggcaagaaAACCTAtgttgttgtcgacaagCTGGAAGATGGCAGTGAGCAGATTGTGGGATATGCCCAATGGGAGACCCCAGACTCCCTCCCACCGACAGCCAAACCCCAGACTGCAAGCGAAACAGAGGTTGACGTGCTGCCGCCTTCGCTGGACCAGGATGCTCTGAAAGAAATCTTCGGGCtcatggaggtggtgactgAGCAAACATTGGGGAAAGAAGGGCACAGCCAGATGTGGT ACTTGATGATTCTCGGCGTGGATCCCACTCAAAAGCGCAGAGGAATTGGTAAGATGCTGGTGAAGCATGGCCTGGAGCAGGCCGCCAGGGAGAAGCGAGACGCCTTCCTGATTGCTACCCCCGAGGGCAAGTATCTTTACTCACTGCTCGGGTTTGAGCAAGTCGGGGAAGAGATCGCCCTGGGTGACGTGGCGCATTACGCGATGCTCTGGAAGAGGCCGcgcgaggagggtgaggaggtgttgaaCTGA
- a CDS encoding hypothetical protein (EggNog:ENOG503P28E; COG:C): protein MTEATTHPTALFLSSDGEITPIAAPFPIAASLPLAPQTHVPIKVTHSAIQPADKKHFNLGFHSSITGFDYAGINLTTNTPVLGLTWPGPHRPLHAGAHQPYILARSDLIWTRPEGLSAEAAAGLPTSLLTAADAFINIFGVGFASAGIEQLPSGTHFQGKGVLIWGGASAVGWAAIQVAREIGIEFIFVVASTKNHDLLRGIGATHVFDYTHPEETTKEIKRTLQSLDVTLTAVFDAVGAGLEDAGSTYENSSCYWGKQCLSGDQERDALACARPVPREWDSDWEFAIFSRKWDALPKQSPEWTWSRQDKVMRWFLENHAAAWKPMPTRVVRSKEDAVVAINSSAEGRISCEKVVIRHPIL, encoded by the coding sequence ATGACTGAGGCTACAACACATCCCACcgccctctttctctcttcaGATGGCGAGATAACCCCCATCGCCGCTCCCTTCCCCATCGCGGCCTCTCTCCCTTTAGCCCCCCAGACTCATGTCCCTATCAAAGTCACTCACTCCGCTATCCAACCTGCGGACAAAAAGCACTTCAATCTCGGCTTTCACTCTTCCATCACCGGCTTTGACTATGCAGGCATTAATCTTACAACCAACACTCCTGTCTTGGGGTTGACCTGGCCAGGCCCACACCGCCCGCTTCATGCTGGGGCTCATCAACCCTACATTCTTGCCCGGTCGGATCTAATCTGGACGCGGCCTGAAGGCCTCAGTGcggaagcagcagcaggcctCCCTACTTCTCTGTtgactgctgctgatgcATTTATCAATATTTTCGGGGTTGGTTTCGCGAGTGCTGGAATTGAACAACTGCCCTCAGGAACCCATTTTCAAGGAAAAGGAGTCCTCATCTGGGGCGGTGCTAGCGCGGTTGGGTGGGCAGCCATTCAAGTGGCCAGAGAGATAGGCATCGAGTTCATCTTTGTTGTGGCCTCGACCAAGAATCATGACCTGCTTAGGGGCATCGGGGCAACGCATGTATTTGACTATACGCACCCAGAGGAAACCACCAAGGAGATCAAACGGACGCTCCAGAGCCTCGATGTAACGCTGACAGCGGTGTTTGATGCCGTGGGTGCTGGGTTGGAAGATGCGGGGTCaacgtacgagaatagcAGTTGCTACTGGGGAAAGCAATGTCTCTCTGGTGATCAAGAGCGAGATGCTTTGGCGTGCGCTCGCCCAGTCCCCAGAGAGTGGGATTCAGATTGGGAGTTTGCCATCTTTTCGCGCAAATGGGATGCCTTGCCAAAACAATCTCCAGAGTGGACATGGAGCCGGCAGGACAAAGTTATGAGATGGTTTCTGGAGAATCACGCCGCAGCCTGGAAGCCGATGCCAACAAGAGTGGTACGATCAAAGGAGGACGCTGTCGTCGCAATCAACTCGTCAGCGGAGGGCAGGATCAGCTGCGAAAAGGTGGTGATACGTCATCCTATTCTCTAA
- a CDS encoding hypothetical protein (EggNog:ENOG503P8BY): protein MKGPENCIKGATSSVSILHNHPHHQQLSKHHLACSSFENPLATVNYLTLRLPTINMKFQLLTTAAAFFVATVTAIPAPYDNHGLLPDTDDFENDAGGPAVLEARAQAPATWATNFNFTRDFDFPLDHLFAEIERIPDDILEKGDEVLHQWLVANGDREPETALKRDTDYVDAVEENLSLFERGELAARASLWKIAKCVAAIVQLLATTAVPAAKLLRIKKYIKALGGAKQAVKLMLGATTKAEKLKAGGEILVNLSAELLGISTVKNNCF from the coding sequence ATGAAAGGGCCAGAAAACTGTATAAAGGGGGCCACTTCATCCGTGTCTATTCTCCATaatcaccctcatcatcaacagcttTCAAAGCACCATCTAGCTTGCTCATCCTTTGAAAACCCTTTAGCAACAGTCAACTACCTTACTCTCAGACTTCCAACCATCAACATGAAGTTCCAACTCCTCACCACTGCTGCCGCTTTCTTTGTGGCCACTGTCACCGCCATCCCCGCCCCCTATGACAACCATGGCCTTCTCCCTGACACCGACGACTTTGAGAACGACGCGGGTGGCCCTGCCGTTCTGGAAGCTCGCGCACAGGCCCCTGCCACCTGGGCGACCAACTTCAACTTCACTCGCGACTTCGACTTCCCCCTCGACCACCTCTTTGCCGAGATTGAGCGCATTCCCGACGACATCCTCGAGAAGGGAGATGAAGTGCTCCACCAGTGGCTCGTTGCCAATGGAGACCGTGAGCCCGAAACGGCTCTCAAGCGGGACACCGATTATGTTGATGCCGTTGAGGAGAACTTGAGCCTCTTCGAGAGGGGTGAGCTCGCCGCCAGGGCCTCGCTGTGGAAGATTGCCAAATGTGTTGCCGCCATTGTCCAGCTCCTTGCCACCACTGCTGTACCTGCTGCCAAGCTGCTCAGGATTAAGAAGTACATCAAGGCGCTTGGGGGTGCGAAGCAGGCTGTTAAGCTCATGTTGGgagccaccaccaaggccgagaagtTGAAGGCTGGTGGCGAAATCTTGGTCAACTTGAGTGCCGAGCTGTTGGGTATCAGTACTGTCAAGAACAACTGTTTCTGA
- a CDS encoding hypothetical protein (EggNog:ENOG503NZ0F; COG:C) — protein MGQLSASCPTDGQPHRAAVVGAGIAGLCAAIALRRAGWHVAVYEKSSFKNEIGAAITITPNATLVLERFGFDFLEFGGVRNEMLLRYEAKNLSLLQMEYYGPDSGAEWSRFWSVHRVDLHSGLRGLATQTQDNTPGPPADIRLGQEITGIDCEAGTVKLKDGRLEQYDLVIIADGAHSRLIEDFTGNPSTVHRTGRSIYRWLVSMDEVNADPVLQNLYTDPQGSRKSGFVAWDDQETRILWVSYKCRGGKVLNNAVVHETQTGEGEEDLWQSPVSREQILKVLCNFHPSVQNMVSMTAEDGIKAHHLYKRLPLQSFVRGKTLVMGDAAHVMMPIHAAGASMAIETAATLETLFDLSGSTWTMDSRLEMFDKLRVPRCNLAMLSSNAGPEWLHIPGVEDEIRKYYSGPLPPAGAMPYSSAFRDVLFKHDEYRAARECMDKTAKN, from the exons ATGGGTCAGCTTTCTGCCTCTTGCCCCACCGATGGGCAACCACATCGGGCGGCGGTCGTCGGCGCTGGAATAGCAGGCTTGTGCGCCGCCATCGCCCTCCGTCGTGCAGGATGGCATGTCGCCGTGTACGAGAAGAGCAGCTTCAAAAACGAAATTGGTGCGGCCATCACGATAACACCCAACGCGACCTTGGTTCTGGAACGGTTTGGATTCGACTTTTTGGAATTCGGCGGCGTTCGCAATGAGATGCTCCTGCGCTACGAGGCGAAGAACTTGTCCCTGCTTCAAATGGAATACTATGGCCCGGACTCAGGCGCAGAATGGAGTCGCTTTTGGTCAGTTCACAGGGTGGACTTGCACAGTGGGCTCAGAGGGCTAGCGACCCAGACGCAAGACAACACACCAGGGCCACCAGCAGATATCCGATTGGGCCAAGAAATTACGGGAATCGATTGCGAGGCCGGCACAGTCAAACTCAAAGACGGGAGACTGGAGCAGTATGACTTGGTAATAATAGCAGATGGGGCTCAT AGCCGCTTAATTGAGGATTTTACCGGGAATCCGTCCACGGTTCACCGCACAGGCCGGTCTATTTACAGATGGCTGGTATCCATGGACGAGGTCAATGCAGATCCTGTACTCCAAAACCTCTACACAGACCCGCAAGGAAGTCGGAAAAGCGGCTTCGTGGCTTGGGATGATCAAGAAACCAGGATACTTTGGGTCAGCTACAAGTGTAGGGGCGGCAAGGTGCTGAACAATGCCGTGGTTCATGAAACGCAAAccggtgaaggagaagaggatcTTTGGCAATCTCCCGTATCACGAGAACAAATCCTCAAGGTGCTTTGCAACTTTCACCCGTCAGTTCAAAACATGGTCTCCATGACGGCCGAGGACGGCATCAAAGCCCACCACCTCTACAAACGGCTTCCACTCCAAAGCTTTGTTCGTGGAAAGacgttggtgatgggagatGCAGCACATGTCATGATGCCCATTCATGCGGCCGGAGCAAGCATGGCTATCGAGACAGCGGCCACGTTGGAAACACTTTTCGACCTTTCCGGGAGCACATGGACAATGGACAGCCGGCTGGAGATGTTTGACAAGCTCCGAGTGCCCCGATGTAACCTCGCCATGCTTTCTTCCAACGCTGGCCCGGAATGGCTCCACATTCCGGGTGTGGAGGACGAGATTCGAAAGTACTACTCTGGTCCTCTGCCGCCTGCTGGTGCCATGCCTTATAGCAGTGCGTTTAGGGACGTCTTGTTCAAACACGACGAATACCGAGCCGCAAGAGAGTGCATGGACAAGACAGCCAAGAACTAG
- a CDS encoding hypothetical protein (COG:O; EggNog:ENOG503PDTM), translating to MKSMYIGLAAAALSWTGVLASESNNAIPNEALLARRPRVLQSRHRNGTTDYAQLGLRQEGGRCGAGVGRCPDGQCCSDYGFCGLTVDHCHPLFDCQAQYGVCGWPPPVPATTSTPPPPPTTTSTPPPPPTTTSTTSTTSTTSTTAPPPPPTTTSSVVVIPPSSTSSTPSVPQPTGPLVVTTNGQCGNGTMCIGNPNYGPCCSQYFWCGSSIDFCGAGCQSNFGACLGIPGLPGTPINGTTTSTSPVVPPTTTSTPVVVPPTTTSSTTTTSTTTTSSTSTRTTSTTSVAPTPTLVLPPGQRSSTDGRCGSGQNCLGSTFGRCCSQFGWCGDGDQYCPYIVGCQPEFGYCDPN from the coding sequence ATGAAGTCCATGTACATTGGACTGGCAGCAGCTGCCTTGTCGTGGACAGGCGTGCTGGCCAGCGAGAGCAACAACGCCATTCCCAACGAAGCCCTCCTCGCTCGTCGCCCTCGTGTGCTCCAGAGCCGCCACCGAAACGGCACCACTGACTACGCCCAACTTGGTCTTCGTCAGGAAGGTGGCAGATGCGGAGCGGGAGTTGGACGCTGCCCCGATGGGCAGTGCTGCTCCGACTATGGCTTCTGCGGTTTGACCGTTGACCACTGCCATCCTCTGTTTGACTGTCAAGCCCAGTATGGTGTCTGCGGATGGCCTCCCCCGGTGCCTGCCACCACATcgactcctcccccccccccaacgACCacgtcaacccccccaccccctcccaccaccacttccaccacttccaccacttccaccacttccaccactgctcccccgcctcctcctaCCACTACAAGCAGTGTGGTTGTAATCCCCCCGAGCAGCACCTCATCAACTCCCTCTGTTCCCCAGCCTACTGGTCCCCTGGTTGTGACCACCAATGGCCAGTGCGGAAACGGCACCATGTGCATTGGAAACCCCAACTACGGCCCTTGCTGCTCGCAGTATTTCTGGTGCGGTTCCTCAATTGACTTCTGCGGTGCCGGCTGTCAGTCCAACTTTGGTGCTTGTCTCGGCATCCCTGGTCTGCCCGGAACTCCCATCAACGGCACGACCACAAGCACCTCGCCCGTTGTCCCGCCCACGACTACATCCACCCCGGTTGTTGTgcctcccaccacaacctcctccaccaccaccaccagcaccaccaccacgagcTCGACTTCCACCAggaccacctccaccacttctGTCGCGCCCACTCCTACCCTGGTCCTCCCACCCGGTCAGAGATCTTCTACCGACGGACGCTGCGGTAGCGGTCAGAACTGCTTGGGTTCCACCTTCGGAAGATGCTGCTCGCAGTTTGGCTGGTGCGGCGATGGCGATCAGTACTGCCCGTATATTGTCGGGTGCCAGCCCGAGTTTGGCTACTGCGATCCCAACTAA